The following proteins come from a genomic window of Nostoc sp. TCL26-01:
- a CDS encoding energy-coupling factor transporter transmembrane protein EcfT produces MDLLRSLPLGLYLEQPQTWLHKLDPRVKFIWLMSFLTSYSFANNEWRVLLVALLIIFTLIARIPQRVWQQQMGWLLTLTFLVFAIAAVSPDGLGVDYQPRLPSNPQVLTQPAKANNSPVAISQSGKKYSYVLFHKGPVKVTRRSLDLGVRLSTILFTVIYSTNLYLLTTAPEEITAGIESLMQPLRRFKIPVTELTLTLTLSLRFIPLVLEEVQNLVRSVMTRAINWKKLGLKGAVKVWMIVAERLLENLLLRAEQMASAMMVRGFTSPHEHRVPWHDLRLKSWDWIAIASLTLFWAIRIVLGHEF; encoded by the coding sequence ATGGATCTATTACGATCGCTACCATTAGGACTTTACTTAGAACAACCACAAACTTGGTTACACAAACTCGATCCGCGAGTCAAGTTTATTTGGCTAATGAGTTTTCTGACTAGCTACAGTTTTGCTAATAACGAGTGGCGTGTATTACTGGTAGCACTGTTAATTATTTTTACTTTAATTGCTCGGATACCTCAGCGAGTTTGGCAACAACAGATGGGCTGGTTGTTAACTCTCACGTTTTTGGTATTTGCGATCGCTGCTGTCAGTCCTGATGGTTTGGGTGTAGACTATCAACCACGTCTCCCATCTAACCCTCAAGTCTTAACTCAACCAGCTAAAGCCAATAATTCTCCAGTTGCAATATCACAGTCCGGTAAAAAATATAGTTACGTTTTGTTTCACAAAGGGCCTGTCAAAGTCACTCGTCGTTCTCTCGACTTGGGTGTGCGGTTGAGTACAATTTTGTTCACTGTCATCTACAGCACTAACTTATATTTGCTTACAACAGCACCAGAAGAAATCACAGCCGGGATCGAAAGTTTAATGCAGCCCCTACGACGATTTAAAATCCCGGTAACTGAGTTGACCTTGACCCTAACTTTATCCTTGCGGTTCATTCCCCTAGTCTTGGAAGAAGTGCAAAATTTAGTCCGTTCTGTGATGACGAGGGCAATTAATTGGAAAAAGCTGGGATTGAAAGGCGCAGTCAAAGTCTGGATGATTGTCGCCGAGAGATTATTAGAAAATCTGTTACTGCGCGCCGAACAAATGGCTAGCGCCATGATGGTACGCGGTTTTACCAGCCCCCACGAACACCGCGTCCCCTGGCATGATCTGCGCTTAAAATCATGGGATTGGATAGCGATCGCTAGTCTAACCCTATTTTGGGCCATACGAATCGTTTTAGGCCATGAGTTTTAA
- a CDS encoding cell division protein SepF: MNNIFSKLRDFVGLNEQVEYEYYEEEADTDNYQNLYQQENPQPAPTEAAPNNRRWREPMNTMGDDVATGTKSTMGNVIGMPGAINGISEVLVLEPRTFEEMPQAIQALRERKSVVLNLTIMDPDQAQRAVDFVAGGTYALDGHQERIGESIFLFTPSCVQVSTQGGVIHEVPQPPARPSRPVPPTPTTWGNETNRMAAQ; this comes from the coding sequence ATGAACAACATATTTTCCAAGCTACGAGACTTTGTTGGTCTCAACGAGCAAGTGGAATACGAATACTACGAGGAAGAAGCAGATACAGATAATTACCAAAATCTGTATCAACAAGAAAACCCCCAACCAGCACCAACCGAGGCTGCTCCAAACAATCGACGTTGGCGCGAACCCATGAATACAATGGGTGATGACGTAGCAACAGGAACAAAATCGACAATGGGGAATGTGATTGGTATGCCAGGAGCAATTAACGGAATTTCAGAAGTATTGGTACTTGAACCTCGTACATTTGAAGAAATGCCCCAGGCAATTCAAGCATTACGTGAGCGCAAGTCAGTAGTGTTGAACTTGACTATCATGGACCCAGATCAAGCTCAACGAGCAGTTGATTTTGTTGCAGGTGGTACTTACGCCCTAGACGGACATCAAGAGCGTATTGGCGAAAGTATCTTTTTGTTTACGCCCAGTTGCGTGCAAGTTAGCACCCAAGGTGGAGTTATTCATGAAGTACCCCAACCCCCAGCGCGCCCTTCACGTCCAGTTCCTCCCACCCCAACAACTTGGGGTAACGAAACTAACCGCATGGCAGCACAATAG
- the proC gene encoding pyrroline-5-carboxylate reductase, whose translation MTIKFGLIGGGVMGEALLSRLIARGIYQPSEVIVSEPQAARQAFLQQQYDVSVTTDNSLVFTQSQEVVFLAVKPQVFSAIAQELADILTIEHSPLVISILAGVSLHQLEAAFPQIPVIRAMPNTPATVGAGITAICPGAYTNAKHHQLAGQIFAAVGEVVEVAESLMDAVTGLSGSGPAYVALLVEALADGGVAAGLPRGIANQLALQTVLGTATLLQESKIHPAELKDRVTSPGGTTIAGIAQLEKAGFRSALIEAVKAATWRSQELGK comes from the coding sequence ATGACTATAAAATTTGGTTTAATTGGTGGTGGGGTAATGGGAGAAGCACTGTTATCCCGCCTGATTGCCAGGGGAATTTATCAACCCTCAGAGGTGATAGTCAGCGAACCCCAAGCAGCACGCCAAGCTTTTTTACAGCAGCAGTATGATGTGAGTGTCACCACAGATAACAGCTTGGTGTTCACCCAATCCCAAGAAGTTGTGTTTTTGGCAGTAAAGCCGCAGGTATTTAGTGCGATCGCTCAAGAATTAGCAGATATTCTCACAATAGAACACTCGCCTCTAGTGATTTCCATCTTGGCTGGAGTTTCGCTACATCAGCTAGAAGCGGCATTTCCGCAAATACCAGTCATTAGAGCCATGCCCAACACCCCAGCCACCGTGGGCGCAGGTATTACCGCCATCTGTCCTGGTGCGTATACCAACGCCAAGCACCATCAGTTAGCCGGACAAATTTTTGCCGCAGTCGGGGAAGTGGTAGAAGTAGCCGAATCTTTAATGGATGCAGTCACCGGACTATCTGGTAGTGGCCCCGCTTATGTGGCTTTGTTAGTAGAAGCCCTCGCCGATGGTGGAGTTGCTGCTGGCTTACCCAGAGGCATTGCCAATCAACTAGCTCTACAAACAGTCCTGGGGACAGCTACCCTATTGCAAGAGAGCAAAATCCACCCCGCAGAACTCAAAGACAGAGTTACCAGTCCCGGTGGCACAACAATTGCCGGCATTGCTCAATTAGAAAAAGCCGGATTTCGTTCAGCCTTAATCGAAGCCGTCAAAGCAGCTACCTGGCGATCGCAAGAATTGGGAAAATAG
- the pipX gene encoding transcriptional coactivator PipX produces MNPENAETYINHPTWGLLYRICMVDDNQDLFTTLYAQRLFFLVANDIKAIKFQPIGRTEARMLLENRLRTLRRNGQLQEYDQLQSVFQRTFQ; encoded by the coding sequence ATGAATCCAGAAAACGCAGAAACTTACATAAATCACCCTACATGGGGTTTGTTGTACCGGATTTGCATGGTTGATGACAACCAGGATCTGTTTACGACACTTTATGCCCAGCGCTTATTCTTTTTAGTGGCGAATGACATTAAAGCTATTAAGTTTCAGCCGATAGGGCGTACTGAAGCCAGAATGTTATTGGAAAATCGCTTGCGTACTTTGCGTCGCAATGGTCAATTACAGGAGTACGATCAGCTTCAGAGTGTTTTCCAACGCACCTTCCAATGA
- a CDS encoding phosphate/phosphite/phosphonate ABC transporter substrate-binding protein — MSVSKKFLLGAGAALVALTGLTVSTLSGMQATTANSTASQQAPRLLAKGLKTLTIIFPSRSDSTDLQTKANAVGAFLSKELGIPVKAQIGDDTAAVESLRANRADVAFLSSRPALKAEQLANARLYLAEVRDNYSGRYTYNSIFVVSNKSTLKTRNNAKATLEQLKGKKIAFTSPTSGSGFIFPVNELVKQGFVPDKEKLDGFFGQVAYGGNYSKALQAVVRGQADVAVVSEYAMFPPYITAEEKNQLRVLYKISGVPAHGIAIDDDVPVQDRERIINALLKLNQSQNNQLLRNLYNSTELVRVDHNRHLAPVREALQRIGIQP; from the coding sequence ATGAGTGTGAGCAAAAAATTCTTGTTGGGTGCTGGCGCGGCATTGGTAGCGCTTACAGGTTTAACAGTCAGCACTTTGAGTGGAATGCAAGCAACAACCGCTAATTCTACTGCTAGTCAACAAGCGCCGCGCTTACTTGCCAAAGGGCTGAAAACTTTAACAATAATTTTTCCTAGTCGGTCTGATTCTACAGATTTACAAACTAAAGCCAATGCTGTCGGCGCTTTTCTCTCAAAAGAATTAGGAATTCCCGTCAAAGCCCAAATAGGTGATGATACTGCGGCGGTAGAATCTTTGAGAGCAAATCGGGCTGATGTCGCTTTCTTGAGTAGCCGTCCCGCCTTGAAAGCTGAACAGTTAGCCAATGCCCGTTTATATCTAGCGGAAGTCCGCGATAATTACTCTGGCAGATACACCTATAACTCGATATTTGTTGTCTCTAACAAAAGTACTCTCAAAACCAGGAACAATGCCAAAGCAACTCTAGAACAACTGAAGGGTAAAAAAATCGCCTTCACTTCTCCCACCTCTGGTTCTGGGTTTATTTTTCCCGTCAATGAGTTAGTGAAACAAGGCTTTGTCCCTGATAAAGAAAAGCTAGATGGCTTCTTTGGTCAAGTAGCTTATGGTGGTAATTACAGCAAGGCTTTGCAAGCAGTAGTCCGTGGTCAAGCAGATGTAGCGGTTGTATCTGAGTATGCTATGTTCCCTCCGTACATTACCGCAGAAGAAAAAAATCAGCTGCGCGTACTGTACAAAATTTCTGGTGTCCCAGCCCACGGTATAGCTATTGATGACGATGTTCCTGTGCAAGATAGAGAAAGAATCATCAATGCTCTACTCAAGTTAAATCAGTCACAAAATAACCAACTGCTACGTAACCTATATAACTCTACAGAATTAGTCAGAGTTGATCACAACCGTCACCTAGCACCAGTGCGTGAAGCCCTTCAGCGTATTGGTATTCAACCGTAG
- a CDS encoding metallophosphoesterase, translating into MRNRKWLIKASRLAWQYLRWLFWLGFCILLYAKLIEPNWIEINSLQLKLPHLAAEFYGYRIVQISDIHRDKWMTTRRLQRIVRIVNQQKPDLVAITGDLVTRNSPQVIPSLKLALEKLQPQDQTVAVLGNHDHENDTNAIARILEQSHISHLCNAVYTLKRGDAMLHIAGVDDVGMGKDRLDLVLQNLPQTGAAILLAHEPDFANTSAATGRFDLQLSGHSHGGQIRLPLIKPVILPPWAQKYYSGEYQVGKMLLHTNRGLGMTGLHLRFFARPEITVFTLNPG; encoded by the coding sequence TTGAGAAATCGTAAGTGGCTCATCAAGGCCAGTAGGTTGGCTTGGCAATATTTGCGCTGGTTGTTTTGGTTAGGATTTTGCATCTTACTATACGCCAAGTTAATTGAACCCAATTGGATTGAGATCAATTCTTTACAACTGAAGTTACCTCATCTAGCTGCTGAATTTTATGGTTATCGGATTGTGCAGATTAGCGATATTCACCGTGACAAATGGATGACTACACGGCGTTTGCAGCGTATTGTCCGTATAGTCAATCAACAAAAACCTGATTTAGTCGCCATTACAGGAGACTTAGTTACTCGTAACTCGCCACAGGTGATCCCATCGCTGAAGTTAGCTTTAGAGAAACTCCAACCTCAAGACCAAACTGTAGCAGTATTGGGGAATCATGACCATGAAAATGATACTAATGCGATCGCTCGTATCCTAGAACAAAGTCACATATCTCACTTGTGCAATGCTGTGTATACCCTAAAACGTGGTGATGCCATGTTACACATTGCTGGGGTTGATGATGTGGGTATGGGTAAAGACCGCTTGGATTTAGTATTGCAGAACTTACCCCAAACAGGTGCAGCAATTTTATTAGCCCATGAACCAGACTTCGCTAATACCAGTGCGGCTACAGGCAGATTTGATTTACAGTTGTCAGGTCATTCTCATGGTGGACAAATCCGCCTACCTTTGATCAAGCCTGTGATCCTACCACCTTGGGCGCAAAAATATTACTCAGGAGAATATCAAGTCGGGAAAATGCTGTTACATACCAACAGAGGCTTGGGAATGACAGGGTTGCACTTGCGTTTTTTTGCTCGTCCGGAAATCACGGTGTTTACTTTAAACCCAGGATAG
- a CDS encoding YggS family pyridoxal phosphate-dependent enzyme, whose product MISSIHERITQIRNSLPPSVKLIAVTKQMSAEVIRLAYAAGVRDFGENRIQEAASKQAELSDLSDITWHFIGHLQANKAKKALEQFDWIHSVDNLKLAQRLDQLASQLGVSCQVCLQVKILPDPQKSGWSVSELQADLPALDQCKNLQIQGLMTIPPFGLADTEILNVFHTTYQLAKEIQAQNWSHLKMAQLSMGMSGDYQLAVQAGATMVRLGTILFGKRT is encoded by the coding sequence ATGATTAGTTCGATTCACGAACGGATTACGCAAATTCGTAACTCACTTCCGCCTTCAGTCAAGTTGATTGCTGTGACTAAGCAAATGTCGGCTGAGGTTATTCGTTTAGCCTATGCTGCTGGTGTCCGTGATTTTGGTGAAAATCGCATTCAAGAAGCGGCTAGTAAACAAGCCGAGTTATCAGACTTATCGGATATTACTTGGCACTTTATCGGTCATTTGCAAGCGAATAAAGCCAAAAAAGCCCTGGAACAATTTGACTGGATTCACTCTGTCGATAATCTGAAGTTAGCACAGCGCTTAGATCAACTAGCATCACAGCTAGGAGTTAGTTGTCAGGTGTGTCTACAAGTAAAAATTCTTCCAGATCCTCAAAAGTCGGGATGGAGTGTATCAGAATTACAAGCAGATTTACCAGCCCTCGACCAGTGTAAAAATTTACAAATTCAGGGTTTAATGACAATTCCGCCTTTTGGTTTAGCTGATACGGAAATTTTAAATGTATTTCATACTACGTATCAATTAGCAAAAGAAATTCAAGCACAAAACTGGTCTCACCTGAAAATGGCACAGTTGTCAATGGGGATGTCAGGGGACTACCAACTAGCAGTGCAAGCTGGAGCAACGATGGTAAGATTAGGAACCATTTTGTTTGGCAAACGCACTTAA
- the der gene encoding ribosome biogenesis GTPase Der: MGLPIVAIIGRPNVGKSTLVNRLAGEQTAIVHDEPGVTRDRTYLPAYWSDREFLVVDTGGLVFNDDTEFLPLIRQQALAALAEASAAIFVVNGQTGPNSADEEIAEWLRQQPVPVFLAVNKCESPEQGAIQAAEFWELGLGEPYPISAIHGNGTGELLDDLIKHLPVVTEVPETNEIKIAIIGRPNVGKSSLLNAFVGEERVIVSPISGTTRDAIDTFLERDGQTYRLIDTAGIRKKKSIDYGTEFFSINRAFKAIRRADVVLMVIDALDGVTEQDQKLAGRIIEEGRACIIVVNKWDAVEKDSYTIYDYEKTMEGRLHFTEWAETIFVSALTGQRVEKILELVNQAAVEHKRRVSTSVINEVLEDAVSWHSPPTSRGGRQGKIYYGTQVSTQPPTIALFVNDAKRFNDNYRRYIERQFRQQLGFKGTPIRILWRSKKVRDVESGNLNRATRV, translated from the coding sequence ATGGGACTGCCAATTGTTGCAATTATCGGTCGCCCGAATGTGGGCAAATCTACCCTGGTTAATCGCCTCGCCGGGGAACAAACGGCGATCGTCCACGATGAACCGGGAGTAACGCGCGATCGCACTTATCTACCGGCTTACTGGAGCGATCGAGAATTTTTAGTGGTAGATACAGGCGGTTTAGTCTTTAACGATGATACAGAATTCTTGCCCCTGATTCGGCAACAGGCTCTAGCGGCGTTGGCAGAAGCTAGTGCAGCTATTTTCGTTGTCAATGGGCAAACAGGCCCCAATTCAGCTGATGAAGAAATTGCTGAGTGGTTACGTCAACAACCAGTACCTGTGTTCTTAGCAGTCAATAAATGTGAATCTCCAGAACAAGGAGCCATTCAAGCTGCTGAATTTTGGGAACTGGGCTTAGGAGAACCATACCCCATATCTGCGATTCATGGCAACGGTACAGGGGAGTTATTGGATGATCTGATTAAACACCTGCCTGTAGTGACAGAAGTACCGGAAACTAACGAAATCAAAATTGCGATCATCGGCCGGCCTAATGTTGGTAAATCGAGTTTATTAAACGCTTTCGTCGGTGAAGAACGGGTAATTGTCAGCCCTATTTCTGGGACAACCCGCGATGCTATTGATACTTTCCTCGAACGCGATGGACAAACTTATCGCCTAATTGACACCGCCGGTATTCGCAAAAAGAAAAGCATCGATTACGGAACAGAATTTTTTAGTATTAACCGGGCTTTTAAAGCGATTCGTCGGGCTGATGTCGTTTTGATGGTAATTGATGCTCTTGATGGTGTCACAGAACAAGACCAAAAGCTAGCCGGACGGATTATCGAAGAAGGTAGAGCTTGCATAATTGTAGTCAATAAATGGGATGCCGTAGAAAAGGACTCCTATACTATCTACGATTACGAAAAAACGATGGAAGGAAGGCTACATTTTACGGAATGGGCTGAGACTATCTTTGTCAGTGCTTTAACAGGACAACGGGTAGAAAAGATTCTAGAATTGGTGAATCAAGCGGCGGTGGAACACAAACGCCGTGTGAGTACATCCGTGATTAACGAAGTCTTGGAAGATGCGGTAAGTTGGCATTCTCCCCCAACCTCTCGTGGTGGTCGTCAGGGTAAAATTTACTATGGTACACAAGTCAGCACCCAACCACCAACGATCGCTCTATTTGTCAATGATGCTAAACGTTTTAACGACAACTACCGTCGTTACATCGAAAGACAATTCCGCCAGCAACTAGGGTTTAAAGGTACGCCAATTCGCATACTCTGGCGCAGCAAGAAAGTCCGCGATGTGGAAAGCGGTAATCTCAATCGTGCAACTCGCGTTTAA